Proteins encoded in a region of the Anopheles aquasalis chromosome 2, idAnoAquaMG_Q_19, whole genome shotgun sequence genome:
- the LOC126581571 gene encoding uncharacterized protein LOC126581571, whose protein sequence is MSEDENWSVSCVETNDWMPSPEELDAAYSAMENGTYTLELTWKNPGRRAPSPVKKDEPKVNEVADKESKGSSSKNKEFDFMDDVAPAQMRVRGQNSGPKGSAKKKTTNFAGVLDQMKKHGRLTQPKDSSGA, encoded by the exons ATGTCGGAGGACGAAAACTGGTCGGTCAGCTGCGTGGAAACCAACGACTGGATGCCATCGCCGGAGGAGCTAGATGCCGCTTACAgtgcgatggaaaatggaacctACACGCTCGAGCTGACCTGGAAAAACCCCGGACGCCGGGCGCCTTCTCCCGtgaaaaaggacgaaccgaAAGTGAACGAAGTGGCGGACAAAGAATCGAAAGGATC ATCTTCCAAAAATAAGGAATTCGATTTCATGGACGATGTCGCACCGGCACAGATGCGTGTCCGCGGGCAAAACAGTGGCCCGAAAGGATCGGCCAAGAAGAAGACGACCAACTTTGCCGGAGTGCTGGATCAGATGAAGAAACACGGTCGACTCACGCAACCGAAGGACAGTTCCGGGGCGTAG
- the LOC126580898 gene encoding antigen 5 like allergen Cul n 1-like, with protein sequence MSGSKGKWFVLLLAAAALKLAESQDYCDPDLCDPGDDHIGCNNPGGFLGNCVDPKVIPMSDELKTIILDEHNKYRSTVATGGVKWLPKASKMTTMVWDDELAKLAQLNANRCVQKHDACHNTANHRYSGQNLNHITTTAPSIDNVPQVIKDLISSWWDEKADVNKRMVKSMYDPGRHTMIFHFAVLAADKANKLGCAVSQWKDNGNPYLYLVCNYSFTDIVGLPMYASGEPCSACTKGCNSAYAGLCNPDEPVSVPY encoded by the exons ATGTCTGGTAGCAAGGGCAagtggtttgtgttgctgctggcagcgGCGGCGCTGAAGTTGGCCGAATCCCAGGACTACTGCGATCCGGATCTGTGCGATCCCGGGGATGACCATATTGGGTGTAACAATCCGGGTGGTTTCCTTGGCAACTGTGTCGATCCGAAGGTGATCCCGATGTCGGATGAGCTGAAGACGATTATTTTGGATGAGCACAACAAGTACCGTAGCACGGTGGCGACCGGAGGTGTCAAGTGGCTACCGAAGGCGAgcaagatgacgacgatg GTCTGGGATGATGAGCTGGCGAAGCTGGCACAGCTGAACGCTAACCGGTGCGTGCAGAAGCATGACGCTTGCCACAATACGGCCAACCATCGGTACTCGGGCCAGAACTTGAACCACATCACCACGACCGCACCGTCGATCGATAACGTACCGCAGGTGATCAAGGATCTGATCTCGTCCTGGTGGGACGAAAAGGCTGACGTCAACAAGCGTATGGTGAAGAGCATGTACGATCCGGGCAGACA TACGATGATCTTCCACTTTGCCGTGCTGGCCGCCGACAAGGCCAACAAGCTGGGCTGTGCCGTATCGCAGTGGAAGGACAATGGCAATCCTTACCTCTACCTGGTGTGCAACTACTCGTTCACCGATATCGTCGGACTGCCGATGTACGCCTCGGGAGAACCGTGCTCGGCCTGTACCAAGGGCTGCAACTCGGCCTACGCCGGTCTCTGCAATCCGGATGAGCCCGTTTCGGTGCCGTACTAA